The following proteins are encoded in a genomic region of Spirosoma sp. SC4-14:
- a CDS encoding OmpA family protein yields the protein MKRQLLLFLFLLLTASGLRAQVQYTTESPRVDDINDTDVSIQRVELTAQYTIIYMKFESNLRRSPNRGWPFSIPMPNAPGGQLESVSNIGFQPTSRLYVNQGERSYKFIRAENIPAETRRRVQPGERVDFVAYFERIDPGYTVFDLYECKDGGGYVCFNFWGVHIINPAKKTYSQRTPKPQTRPQQPRYQPRTSPGVGKPEVTPPATAPKVEPVPVAVAINGVTRNAKTKETVSATISYQLISGAESAGDAPADSVRSDKPSGNYSIPVSKRGVYAITVSAKGYFSQSDTLATNRVSVNRDFDLIPIEAGATVTLKNIYFNASEYDLKPESYPELDRLAGLMLENPTMTIRLEGHTDTVGEFDANVELSRNRVNEVKRYLVAKGIDSDRIDTVGYGPSRPINKNKSLKERPENRRVEMVIVNV from the coding sequence ATGAAACGTCAATTACTTCTGTTCCTCTTTCTGCTATTAACTGCATCGGGGCTTCGGGCGCAGGTGCAGTATACGACGGAGTCGCCACGGGTAGACGATATTAACGATACCGACGTGTCGATTCAGCGTGTTGAGTTAACGGCTCAGTACACAATTATTTACATGAAATTTGAGTCTAATCTCCGTCGGTCTCCGAATCGGGGATGGCCATTCTCAATTCCAATGCCTAACGCTCCTGGTGGACAACTGGAATCGGTTAGCAATATTGGGTTTCAGCCAACATCGCGCCTGTATGTTAACCAGGGCGAACGATCCTATAAGTTTATCCGGGCCGAAAATATTCCTGCCGAAACCCGTCGACGGGTTCAGCCGGGTGAGCGAGTCGATTTTGTTGCCTATTTCGAACGAATTGATCCGGGTTATACGGTTTTCGATTTGTATGAATGTAAAGATGGTGGGGGCTACGTTTGCTTCAATTTCTGGGGTGTTCATATCATAAATCCGGCGAAGAAAACCTACTCACAACGCACGCCAAAACCACAGACCAGGCCTCAGCAGCCCCGCTATCAGCCCCGTACGTCGCCCGGCGTTGGCAAACCTGAGGTAACGCCACCCGCTACAGCGCCGAAAGTTGAACCGGTTCCTGTGGCCGTTGCCATCAATGGCGTGACACGTAATGCCAAAACCAAAGAAACCGTATCGGCTACGATTTCATATCAGTTGATTTCTGGGGCCGAATCGGCGGGCGATGCCCCAGCCGATTCGGTACGTAGCGACAAGCCATCGGGGAACTATAGCATTCCCGTTAGCAAGCGTGGAGTATATGCTATTACCGTTTCGGCCAAAGGGTATTTTAGCCAGAGCGATACACTGGCAACGAACCGGGTCAGCGTAAATCGGGATTTCGATCTGATCCCTATCGAAGCAGGAGCAACTGTAACGCTGAAAAATATTTATTTCAACGCATCTGAATACGATCTTAAACCCGAATCCTATCCCGAACTGGATCGACTAGCCGGGCTGATGCTCGAAAATCCAACCATGACCATTCGGCTGGAAGGGCATACCGATACGGTTGGTGAGTTCGACGCCAATGTTGAGCTCTCGCGCAATCGGGTCAACGAAGTAAAGCGTTATCTGGTTGCCAAGGGAATCGATTCTGATCGGATCGATACGGTTGGCTATGGGCCTTCGCGACCAATCAACAAAAACAAAAGCCTGAAAGAACGGCCCGAAAACCGGCGGGTAGAAATGGTGATTGTTAATGTCTAA
- the nth gene encoding endonuclease III, with product MKPNFDLSIVLSHIEEAIRTYPKAAMFELAERGYNSLFEQLISCIVSIRTLDETTIPVSLRLFEVARTPEQLLSLDIPALTQLLYGTTYPDQKAYTMRGIAERILTEFNGNLPADFATLTSFKGVGPKCANLALGVATGQAAISVDIHVHRVVNRWGFVQTKQPEQTLKVLENKVPQNQWVNINRLLMPFGKHICTGTAPRCSTCPVLEWCEQVGVERHR from the coding sequence ATGAAACCCAACTTCGATCTGAGCATTGTACTCAGTCATATTGAAGAAGCTATTCGCACCTATCCTAAAGCGGCAATGTTTGAATTAGCCGAGCGGGGATACAATAGCTTGTTTGAGCAATTGATTTCATGCATTGTTTCAATTCGCACGCTCGACGAAACAACCATTCCGGTTTCATTACGGCTTTTTGAGGTAGCCCGAACGCCCGAACAGCTTCTGTCACTCGATATACCTGCGCTTACGCAGTTGCTTTATGGTACCACCTATCCTGATCAGAAAGCGTATACCATGCGGGGAATTGCCGAGCGCATCCTGACGGAGTTTAATGGCAACTTACCTGCCGATTTTGCCACCCTTACTTCCTTTAAAGGTGTGGGGCCTAAATGCGCGAATCTGGCGCTTGGTGTAGCAACGGGTCAGGCCGCTATTAGTGTCGATATTCACGTACATCGGGTAGTTAACCGTTGGGGTTTCGTGCAGACAAAACAACCCGAGCAAACGCTGAAAGTGCTGGAAAATAAGGTGCCACAGAACCAATGGGTCAACATTAACCGCTTGTTGATGCCCTTTGGGAAACACATCTGTACCGGCACAGCGCCCCGGTGCTCCACCTGCCCGGTGCTGGAGTGGTGCGAACAGGTGGGTGTAGAGCGCCATCGGTAA